Genomic window (Rosa chinensis cultivar Old Blush chromosome 6, RchiOBHm-V2, whole genome shotgun sequence):
TATCAGATGATATCACAGTAAATTTAAGGTGACTCAGTAACACACCTCAGATACAAGCCTGTTGTTTCCTTCTCCACCAGCAGCCAAAGTGCGCAATGAATAGGGAAGCCCAAGTCCATCTCCATGTCTCTCCAACCACGATGCAGACCTTGGGTGAGGCTGATGATGACCCAGGTTAGCAGCTCCGGATGAATGCACAGCCTCCTGTGATGATGAAGAACCAGAACGCATTGGCAAAAAGTTGCTGCCCTGGTTCCCAGACTCATTACCACCAGCAGAAAACAATGATCGACGAACATATTCAGATAATCTTCGAGGAAATTGCGGATGAGAATTGTGGTGAGGAACCCATGTAGGAGCAGACGCTGGATGAGTGCTTGAACTTGGGCCGGTCCGGGATGTAGAAGCAACATTTCCAGGAATACTTGCATTTCCACCTGTTAAATTTCTACTGGATGAACCTGCTGAAAGTCTAGCAGAATTCCTCAATTCAGTTGCTGGTACAAAAATAGGATGACCCAAAATCTGTCTTGCCATGCTTCTTGAACTCGCTTCCTCACGTAGTGGAGCATCTCTGTCCCCCATAAACACAGAGTTTGATAAGCCACCGGTTCTTGAGCTTGAACCACTGTTCCACCTCAAAGACTGCGCATTTTGTGGCAATGCAGGGACATGGACAACTGGCTGGTTTTGTGAACTCATATTATCTAGTACCGGTGCTGGTCTCAGGTCGAGACTATGATCAACTGGAAGAAGACCAGGTGAATGCTGCGAAGAAGAACCACTAGAATGCCTAGCAGCCCTCCCACTTGAGAACCTAGTTGAGGGTATAGTGTTTTGTTGATTGGATGGATTTATTCTCACACGGAAGTTTCTGTGAGAACTTTCTGAGCTTCTTCCAACATTTGAATCAGGAATGCTGTCAGAAGTAAGTTCTCTACCACCTGCTCCAGGTCTTGGATTTCCCTCTTGTGATGGAGTGGATATGTTTATGCCTGCATTATAGTGAGCAGGGACAGAAGTCCTTGCACCACTTTCTGTATGCTGAAAGTAACTACAACTTCCACTTAAAGAAGACTGTCCTAAATGTCCCTCCATAGTCTTTCTTTTGCAAGATACACGGCGACCCTCCAATGAACAACCAGGTCTGCCATCATTTTCTCCCACTAAAAATCCAGTACTTGCAGCGGGAAGCAGAAAAGGATCAGAATTACCAGTAGGACGAGTCCGCTCATTTTCGGTGACATTATACTTGTATGTGTTAGGACATTCCATAACTTGACTACTATCACCACCATGACCAGTGAAACCTGCATTCAAGTTCAGATGCTGTGAAGCTGCATCAGAATTGGAACTTGGTGTAAAAATAGTATTCACATTGTTGTCCAGTGAAAGGTTATTAGTTGGTTCATAGCGCCGCTCCTCTAACCTCAGACCAGCTTCACCACAAGCATCCACTGAAGATGACCATCCAAAATCTGGTTTCCGCTCATCACGATTTACTTCACCCTGTGAGTTTCTAGAACTAGGTTCACCCAAGCACCATCTGCCTAAGTTCTGACGTTCACGACCAATGGAATTCCCAAAACCAACATCCATATCAGTAGGTGATTGTATATAGTCAGGAATCCGACTTTCTACAGGATTCCGCGTGCCATTCCAGCAAATCTGCTGATCTAAAGCAGCATCATTCGACGTATTCCCATGGTCAAAATCTAGCATTTCAGGCAAGGAACCGATAGTACCCCTctgcccttgcattagggctaATATGGATCTCCTTGTAAATTATATGTAAAGTACTTGAAGAAACCTTCAGTACGATCAATAAGCTGTGTGCAATTTGGCAGACCTGAACCAAAAGtagaagaaagactaatattaTTAACAATTGAATCAAAGAAAGTTAAAATTAAATAAGTAATTCATAAGAGTAGGAACAATGCTTCATTTTTCAGTTTCTTTTGATAGGTAAGTGAAACACAAATCTTCTACAGAGAGCAAGTTATTCTGAGGAAATGTACGTGCTCCAGGTCTTTTGAATTAGATGCCTAATTGGCAGGAAGAGAATACAATTGAATTGTATGACATAGTTATGTTGTGTGGCACTGCTGTCAGTACCAAAAGCCCAGAAATACTAGATACATCAATGACACTAGGACAACAGAATGAGAAAACACACACTGCTGAGGTAAAGATTGATCCCTCATGGTAGCAGTTGTTGAATAACATGAGAATACACGTTCATGTTCCAGCAGCGATAGAGTGAGTGACTGTATGTGCAACTATATTAAGTGAAACAACAATCCTTAAATTAAAAATCACATACATTTCCTCACCGAAAACCGACTCCACCGGTAAAGCAAACAAATGGTCTAAAAGCTAAACCCTTTGTATGAAACACTTGAGAGGCAATCAAATTCACATAAACTCAGCCACCCACCAGCTAAAAGATGCAAGTCTAGAGCAAAACCACGTCAAACAATTCAAAGGTTGAAGCTTTCAAGCAACCCACCATGAATTATTGCCAGTATAATAAGAAAAGGACTGATCAAACCCATTTACATGTAAAATTGGGAGATCTGTTCATCCACATACAAGGTCAAATTTGGATGGCCAAAAAACCTCAAGCCAAAATCTCATTATAAAGCAGCTGGTATCAAAAATTGTGAAGGCCACACACAATCAAACCACAAATGAGGACCCAGAAACAGTCATCAAAAACCAAGGACACCAAACCAAAAAAACCAATAAGAAAGTAACAATCTTTGGGTTTGTTAAAACGGTGTGAAGGCTTCAACCCTTTACAATTCAGCTCCGGAGATTGAACAGAACAAGACCAAAATTTTGACCcataaaaaaaaccaaacaaaaatcaAGTCTTTCAAATCCAATCTTATCACCACCAACCGAtcgattcaaaacaaaaaaaaacagaataaatCATAAGAACTATACATACCCAGATGAAGAAACCGATCTATGTTCCA
Coding sequences:
- the LOC112172095 gene encoding probable E3 ubiquitin-protein ligase RHG1A isoform X2; amino-acid sequence: MQGQRGTIGSLPEMLDFDHGNTSNDAALDQQICWNGTRNPVESRIPDYIQSPTDMDVGFGNSIGRERQNLGRWCLGEPSSRNSQGEVNRDERKPDFGWSSSVDACGEAGLRLEERRYEPTNNLSLDNNVNTIFTPSSNSDAASQHLNLNAGFTGHGGDSSQVMECPNTYKYNVTENERTRPTGNSDPFLLPAASTGFLVGENDGRPGCSLEGRRVSCKRKTMEGHLGQSSLSGSCSYFQHTESGARTSVPAHYNAGINISTPSQEGNPRPGAGGRELTSDSIPDSNVGRSSESSHRNFRVRINPSNQQNTIPSTRFSSGRAARHSSGSSSQHSPGLLPVDHSLDLRPAPVLDNMSSQNQPVVHVPALPQNAQSLRWNSGSSSRTGGLSNSVFMGDRDAPLREEASSRSMARQILGHPIFVPATELRNSARLSAGSSSRNLTGGNASIPGNVASTSRTGPSSSTHPASAPTWVPHHNSHPQFPRRLSEYVRRSLFSAGGNESGNQGSNFLPMRSGSSSSQEAVHSSGAANLGHHQPHPRSASWLERHGDGLGLPYSLRTLAAGGEGNNRLVSEICNVLGLMRRGESLRFEDVMILDQSMLFGVADIHDRHRDMRLDVDNMSYEELLALEERIGNVNTGLSEEIISNRLKHKKYIAEASQAETETEPCCICQEEYNEGDDLGMLECGHDFHSDCIKQWLTHKNLCPICKTTALAT
- the LOC112172095 gene encoding probable E3 ubiquitin-protein ligase RHG1A isoform X1, producing the protein MQGQRGTIGSLPEMLDFDHGNTSNDAALDQQICWNGTRNPVESRIPDYIQSPTDMDVGFGNSIGRERQNLGRWCLGEPSSRNSQGEVNRDERKPDFGWSSSVDACGEAGLRLEERRYEPTNNLSLDNNVNTIFTPSSNSDAASQHLNLNAGFTGHGGDSSQVMECPNTYKYNVTENERTRPTGNSDPFLLPAASTGFLVGENDGRPGCSLEGRRVSCKRKTMEGHLGQSSLSGSCSYFQHTESGARTSVPAHYNAGINISTPSQEGNPRPGAGGRELTSDSIPDSNVGRSSESSHRNFRVRINPSNQQNTIPSTRFSSGRAARHSSGSSSQHSPGLLPVDHSLDLRPAPVLDNMSSQNQPVVHVPALPQNAQSLRWNSGSSSRTGGLSNSVFMGDRDAPLREEASSRSMARQILGHPIFVPATELRNSARLSAGSSSRNLTGGNASIPGNVASTSRTGPSSSTHPASAPTWVPHHNSHPQFPRRLSEYVRRSLFSAGGNESGNQGSNFLPMRSGSSSSQEAVHSSGAANLGHHQPHPRSASWLERHGDGLGLPYSLRTLAAGGEGNNRLVSEQICNVLGLMRRGESLRFEDVMILDQSMLFGVADIHDRHRDMRLDVDNMSYEELLALEERIGNVNTGLSEEIISNRLKHKKYIAEASQAETETEPCCICQEEYNEGDDLGMLECGHDFHSDCIKQWLTHKNLCPICKTTALAT